The Nothobranchius furzeri strain GRZ-AD chromosome 6, NfurGRZ-RIMD1, whole genome shotgun sequence genome includes a region encoding these proteins:
- the zfyve16 gene encoding zinc finger FYVE domain-containing protein 16 — translation MDNFFKAAVCDLDKLLDDFELNSGEPDCRPVFSKPSSHTFSSQHLSSDSSTATLSLPDLNSLYYGSATSGSDGSSNHSHRETRGQSLTGVDLLSSVDCRPGKNSAPPCPDRTLKPVCDLVNDASSAILVRTNSHDAFSELDLAEQQIEEEALLVDFTSHVVTEESVDGSVSAGQDKQKSVGPDELLGLDPIELSGGYFASLSLLHIVLPAAAEKTAEVTEDSPSPTRTTKSADVDEKDTKETPVVVISVDQHETEHVDRVEELIPVSEEVQSDKVFDEAVAESTESRPCDASDSKPVSLSCLPIAVSMCGALVNSKTREDDLEAASMQRDEAGVSTSTEAGALSALGPKNDTQDFPRDTSRDASKEQDTPCLENPSDSDQISEHRASLEHLHVSLESAAALPPADRFSSDRSEPSPVDPPEFGFEYLPESDQAELLVTDEELDAFLQAHTEAEQGAGVSYCISPGDYSQPESDYVSEDRLQEWESQRCGQDELENLEELVSPKNDRTASPSAAESLNCGALSLSHDSSGVSLSLTSSTLQSQHSSSPDQQPFYGGARPKQLPCQTVRPPPAGQEGEEQAQFITASPTAEDEDSSTISPSPTEEHPNFRESNCTNTHQDHHEFSVGFDELSEPQPYPGEQPADPARPGSWSSDGPEELGSRQPSWVPDSEAPSCMNCNQRFTFTKRRHHCRACGKVYCTPCCNKKCRLKYLDKEARVCIFCFVTINKAQAVERMMSPTGPSPNPNVPSEYCSTIPPLQQARAAGTLNSPPPTVMVPVSVLKHPNNDACPREQKRVWFADGILPNGEVADTTKLSVTSRRSSQEFTSDPTIPASSGLDPGVSVSSTPDGSGSADVVRLPVSGPWDYGLLSGISSSVRRVPSLLPDNEDVLPPLLISTGEDEGEDVLVEESPAPCQILHLLEEGGPRPLTFVLNANLLVNVKLVTYSNRQCWCFGSNGLQALGQKELVFLLECLPGEKTLPRDFFLLYLSIYQDALKGKFVEELDNMMFTSSFLGSKDHAGMLFFSPSCQPLDGLALPTQSFLFGVLVQKLEVPWAKVFPLRLLLRLGAAYDMYPTALYSVRFRDSVYREAGHTIMNLLADLRNYQYSLPVVEGLRIHMEMGHSYIEIPKSSFNEMQKVVNSSNEHVISIGASFNLEADSHLVCFQNEEGTYQTQANSMPGKTRTVTGASFVVFNGALKASSGFIAKSSIVEDGLMVQIPPETMESLRSALREQMDFHIPCGKNDGEEIQENVTIRWIDWTSPINSGRTSGVDGRPLDGVHSVKMQQDVEFEADNRTIKCTEVFYQLKSDDRSLLSVLSSCSVFQKEIALATCSALAPHLTVFTSGGINTLSLRISTQADMVEYQAGSGGRLLPQRYMNEMDGALIPVIHGGSGSVPSVAMDMEFIFYITHSI, via the exons ATGGACAACTTCTTCAAGGCAGCTGTTTGTGATCTGGACAAGTTGCTCGATGACTTTGAGCTCAATTCTG GGGAACCAGATTGCAGGCCAGTTTTCTCGAAGCCCTCCTCACACACCTTCTCCTCCCAGCATCTCTCCTCAGACTCCTCCACTGCCACATTAAGCCTCCCCGACCTTAACTCTCTCTATTACGGCTCTGCAACCAGTGGCTCTGATGGTTCCAGTAACCACAGTCACAGAGAGACCAGAGGTCAGTCTCTCACCGGGGTGGATCTTCTCTCCTCTGTGGACTGTAGACCAGGAAAAAACTCTGCCCCTCCCTGCCCAGACCGGACTCTGAAGCCAGTGTGTGACCTTGTGAATGATGCCAGCTCAGCTATCCTGGTCCGGACAAACAGCCACGATGCTTTCAGTGAGCTGGACCTGGCAGagcagcagatagaggaggaggcaCTGCTGGTGGACTTCACTAGCCACGTGGTGACAGAGGAGAGTGTAGACGGCAGCGTCAGTGCTGGTCAGGATAAGCAAAAATCTGTTGGACCAGATGAACTTCTGGGTCTGGACCCCATCGAGCTGAGCGGTGGATACTTTGCCTCGCTCAGCCTGCTACAcattgttcttcctgcagctgCAGAGAAAACCGCTGAGGTCACAGAGGATTCACCATCACCAACAAGGACCACCAAGTCAGCCGATGTGGACGAGAAGGACACCAAAGAGACACCAGTGGTGGTAATCTCTGTAGACCAACATGAAACGGAACATGTAGACAGGGTTGAAGAATTGATACCAGTGAGTGAGGAGGTGCAGTCAGATAAGGTCTTTGATGAGGCTGTAGCTGAATCTACTGAAAGTAGACCATGTGACGCCTCAGACAGTAAACCAGTCAGCTTGTCATGTCTACCGATAGCTGTTTCAATGTGTGGAGCTCTTGTGAACTCAAAGACCAGAGAAGATGATCTGGAGGCAGCTTCAATGCAGAGAGATGAGGCTGGTGTTTCTACAAGCACTGAGGCAGGTGCCCTATCAGCCTTAGGACCAAAGAATGACACACAAGACTTCCCCAGGGACACCTCCAGAGATGCCAGCAAAGAGCAGGACACTCCCTGTTTAGAGAACCCTTCTGATTCAGACCAAATCTCAGAGCACAGAGCATCTCTAGAACATCTGCATGTTTCTCTTGAATCTGCTGCTGCTTTGCCTCCTGCAGACCGGTTTTCCTCTGACCGCTCAGAACCCAGCCCCGTGGATCCTCCTGAGTTTGGTTTTGAGTATCTGCCTGAGAGTGACCAGGCTGAGCTGCTGGTTACAGATGAGGAGCTGGACGCCTTCCTTCAGGCACACACTGAAGCAGAGCAAGGTGCAGGTGTTTCTTATTGCATCAGTCCTGGAGATTACTCTCAGCCAGAGTCAGATTATGTTTCAGAGGACAGGCTTCAGGAGTGGGAATCACAGAGGTGTGGACAAGATGAATTGGAAAACTTAGAGGAACTGGTGTCTCCAAAAAATGACAGAACAGCTTCTCCGTCAGCAGCAGAAAGTTTAAACTGTGGTGCTTTATCACTATCACACGACTCATCTGGGGTAAGCCTTTCTTTAACCAGCAGCACTTTGCAGTCCCAGCACAGCAGTAGCCCTGATCAGCAGCCCTTCTATGGAGGGGCAAGACCCAAACAGCTGCCCTGCCAGACTGtaagacctccaccagcaggacaGGAAGGAGAAGAGCAGGCTCAGTTCATAACTGCTTCTCCAACAGCAGAGGATGAGGACAGTTCAACCATAAGCCCGAGTCCTACAGAAGAGCATCCTAACTTTAGGGAATCCAACTGTACAAACACCCATCAGGATCATCACGAGTTTTCTGTGGGGTTTGATGAGCTGTCAGAGCCACAGCCGTATCCTGGAGAGCAACCTGCTGACCCTGCCAGACCAGGGAGCTGGAGTAGCGacgggccggaggagctggggagcagaCAGCCTTCGTGGGTCCCAGACTCTGAAGCTCCTAGCTGTATGAACTGTAACCAGAGGTTTACCTTCACCAAGAGACGGCATCACTGTCGAGCCTGTGGGAAG GTGTACTGCACCCCTTGCTGCAACAAAAAGTGCAGGCTCAAGTACCTGGACAAAGAGGCTCGTGTGTGTATCTTCTGCTTTGTGACTATAAACAAAG CCCAGGCTGTGGAGCGGATGATGAGTCCTACAGGTCCCAGCCCAAACCCCAACGTCCCGTCTGAGTATTGCAGCACCATTCCTCCTCTTCAGCAGGCTCGAGCTGCTGGCACTCTGAACTCCCCACCGCCaaccgtcatggtccctgtgtctgtTCTTAAACACCCAAACAACGATG cttgtccacgtGAACAAAAGCGTGTGTGGTTTGCTGATGGCATCTTACCAAACGGAGAGGTGGCCGACACGACCAAACTATCAGTGACAAGTCGCAGGAGCTCCCAGGAGTTCACTTCAGACCCGACAATA CCTGCCTCATCAGGGTTGGACCCTGGAGTTAGTGTTTCTTCCACCCCAGATGGTTCTGGATCTGCAGACGTAGTCCGGCTTCCAGTGTCAGGACCCTGGGATTATGGGCTGCTTTCTGGAATCAGTTCTTCAGTGAGGAGGGTTCCCAGCCTGCTGCCAGATAATGAAGATGTGCTACCACCACTGCTCATCAGCACTGGAGAGGATGAGGGAGAAG ACGTCTTGGTTGAGGAGAGTCCAGCACCCTGCCAGATTCTGCACTTACTGGAAGAGGGAGGACCTCGGCCTCTGACTTTTGTTCTGAATGCCAACCTGCTAGTCAATGTCAAACTGGTTACAT ACTCCAACAGGCAGTGCTGGTGCTTCGGCTCCAACGGGCTACAGGCACTGGGACAAAAAGAGCTGGTGTTTCTGTTGGAGTGTTTACCAGGAGAAAAAACTCTTCCCAGGGACTTCTTCTTACTCTATCTCAGCATTTATCAAGATGCCCTAAAAG GGAAGTTTGTGGAGGAGCTGGATAACATGATGTTCACAAGCAGTTTCCTGGGCAGTAAAGATCATGCTGGGATGCTGTTCTTCTCTCCCTCCTGTCAGCCTCTGGATGGCCTGGCACTCCCCACACAGTCCTTCCTGTTTGGTGTTCTTGTTCAGAAACTGGAGGTTCCCTGGGCCAAAGTCTTCCCGCTCAGACTGCTTCTGCGGCTTGGAGCCGCatatgaca tGTATCCCACTGCTTTGTATAGTGTTCGTTTTCGGGACTCTGTGTATCGAGAGGCAGGACACACCATCATGAACTTACTGGCT GATCTGAGAAATTACCAGTACAGTCTTCCAGTGGTGGAAGGCCTGAGGATCCACATGGAGATGGGTCACAGCTATATTGAAATCCCCAAAAGTAGCTTCAATGAG ATGCAGAAAGTGGTGAACTCGTCCAACGAGCACGTCATCAGCATCGGGGCAAGTTTCAACCTGGAGGCTGACTCCCACCTGGTGTGTTTCCAGAACGAGGAGGGAACCTATCAGACGCAGGCCAACAGCATGCCAGGAAAGACTCGAACAG TGACTGGAGCCAGTTTTGTTGTGTTTAATGGAGCACTAAAAGCCTCCTCTGGCTTCATTGCCAAGTCCAGCATTGTTGAAG atGGGTTGATGGTTCAGATCCCCCCTGAAACCATGGAGTCATTGCGCTCAGCTCTGAGAGAGCAGATGGACTTCCACATACCATGTGGCAAGAATGACGGTGAGGAGATCCAGGAAAACGTCACCATCCGCTGGATCGACTGGACATCGCCCATCAACTCTGG AAGAACCAGTGGAGTTGATGGGAGACCTCTGGATGGCGTCCACAGTGTGAAGATGCAGCAGGATGTTGAGTTTGAGGCTGACAATCGAACCATCAAGTGCACTGAG GTGTTCTACCAGCTGAAGTCTGATGACCGCAGCCTGCTGTCGGTGCTGTCATCTTGCAGCGTGTTTCAGAAGGAGATCGCCCTGGCAACCTGCAGTGCTCTGGCACCTCACCTCACTGTTTTTACTTCCGGGGGAATCAACACCCTCTCACTTCGCATCTCCACTCAGGCTGACATG GTGGAGTACCAGGCTGGTTCTGGAGGCAGGCTCCTCCCTCAGCGCTACATGAACGAGATGGATGGTGCTCTGATTCCCGTCATCCACGGAGGTAGTGGTAGTGTTCCATCGGTTGCCATGGACATGGAGTTCATCTTCTACATCACACACTCAATCTAA